Proteins from a single region of Oreochromis niloticus isolate F11D_XX linkage group LG7, O_niloticus_UMD_NMBU, whole genome shotgun sequence:
- the rpl17 gene encoding large ribosomal subunit protein uL22 — MVRYSLDPENPTKSCKSRGSNLRVHFKNTRETAQAIKGMHIRKANKYLRDVIVKHQCVPFRRYNGGVGRCAQAKQHGWTQGRWPKKSAEFLLHMLKNAESNAELKGLDVDSLVIEHIQVNKAPKMRRRTYRAHGRINPYMSSPCHIEMILTEKEQIVPKPEEEVAQKKKVSQKKLKKQKLMARE; from the exons ATGGTCCGCTACTCTCTCGACCCCGAGAACCCGACTAAAT caTGCAAGTCGAGGGGATCCAACCTCCGGGTGCACTTCAAG AACACCCGTGAGACGGCCCAGGCCATCAAAGGCATGCACATTCGCAAGGCTAACAAGTACCTGAGGGACGTCATCGTCAAGCACCAGTGCGTCCCCTTCCGCCGCTACAACGGCGGCGTCGGCCGCTGTGCTCAG gcCAAACAGCACGGCTGGACCCAGGGACGCTGGCCCAAGAAGAGCGCCGAGTTCCTCCTGCACATGCTCAAGAATGCCGAGAGCaatgctgagctgaag GGTCTGGACGTGGACTCTCTGGTCATCGAGCACATCCAGGTCAACAAGGCGCCAAAGATGAGGAGGCGTACGTACCGTGCCCACGGCCGCATCAACCCCTACATGAGCTCGCCGTGCCACATTGAGATGATCCTGACAGAAAAGGAGCAGATCGTCCCCAAGCCCGAGGAGGAGGTCGCCCAGAAGAAAAAG gtttcacagaagaagctgaagaagcagaAGCTGATGGCACGCGAGTAA